A part of Curtobacterium sp. MCLR17_036 genomic DNA contains:
- a CDS encoding RNA polymerase sigma factor: MHHQPLDELDDAVLAGRSSDGDVRAFEVLIRRYTPLLRAYARRTLGSTDELDDVVQETFITAWDRLDGLVEQARVKSWLMRILSRKCLDRIRARRDHDDVTELEVAAPSDDAPERVAEARSREEAVERALAELPDAQRRCWIMKEVLEYRYEEIAAELDLPPSTVRGLLSRARKNMIRLMEAWR, translated from the coding sequence GTGCACCACCAGCCCCTCGACGAGCTCGACGACGCGGTCCTCGCCGGCCGTTCGTCCGACGGCGACGTCCGGGCCTTCGAGGTCCTCATCCGTCGCTACACCCCGCTGCTCCGCGCCTACGCCCGTCGCACCCTCGGCTCGACGGACGAGCTCGACGACGTCGTGCAGGAGACCTTCATCACCGCGTGGGACCGCCTGGACGGGCTCGTCGAGCAGGCCCGCGTGAAGTCGTGGCTCATGCGGATCCTGAGCCGGAAGTGCCTCGACCGCATCCGTGCCCGACGCGACCACGACGACGTCACCGAACTCGAGGTGGCAGCACCCTCCGACGACGCCCCGGAACGCGTCGCCGAGGCCCGGTCCCGAGAAGAAGCGGTGGAGCGCGCGCTCGCCGAGCTCCCCGACGCACAACGACGGTGCTGGATCATGAAGGAGGTGCTCGAGTACCGGTACGAGGAGATCGCCGCCGAACTCGACCTGCCGCCCTCGACGGTCCGCGGGCTCCTGTCCCGAGCGAGGAAGAACATGATCCGACTCATGGAGGCCTGGCGATGA
- a CDS encoding MOSC domain-containing protein yields MSLVTAVCRVDRLLPDSGTIGVTAIDKRPVTGGVRVRPLGLYADVQADRKHHGGEDQAVYAYADEDAAYFADALDREVAPGLFGENLRTSGVDVTGAVTGERWRVGETLELEVTIPRIPCGTFARRMAIDGWVRRFADEGRPGAYLRVVRSGTVTAGDPIEVTYRPDHGVTIGEIFGDLSPERARSVLESGERLAPKVVRDLSKVAARATAPR; encoded by the coding sequence ATGTCGCTCGTCACCGCCGTCTGCCGCGTCGACCGTCTGCTCCCGGACTCGGGGACGATCGGGGTCACCGCCATCGACAAGCGCCCGGTCACCGGGGGCGTGCGGGTCCGGCCCCTCGGCCTGTACGCGGACGTCCAGGCGGACCGGAAGCACCACGGCGGCGAGGACCAGGCCGTCTACGCCTACGCCGACGAGGACGCCGCGTACTTCGCCGATGCGCTCGACCGCGAGGTCGCGCCCGGGCTGTTCGGCGAGAACCTGCGCACCAGCGGGGTCGACGTGACGGGAGCCGTGACCGGCGAACGCTGGCGTGTCGGCGAGACCCTCGAGCTCGAGGTGACGATCCCCCGGATCCCGTGCGGCACGTTCGCGCGGCGGATGGCGATCGACGGCTGGGTGCGACGCTTCGCCGACGAGGGGCGGCCAGGCGCGTACCTCCGCGTGGTGCGGTCCGGCACCGTCACCGCGGGCGACCCGATCGAGGTGACGTACCGCCCCGACCACGGGGTGACCATCGGCGAGATCTTCGGCGACCTCTCGCCGGAGCGCGCACGATCGGTGCTCGAGTCCGGGGAGCGGCTGGCGCCGAAGGTCGTGCGGGACCTGTCGAAGGTCGCCGCTCGGGCTACAGCACCGCGGTGA
- a CDS encoding SDR family NAD(P)-dependent oxidoreductase produces MDLQLTGKSAFVSGSTQGIGYAVADALTAEGVDVVVNGRDATRVEAAVERLRSAHPGSAPRGIVADFADAGSVERLLSSVGDVDVLVNNVGLFGLADFDQLTDDDWARYFEVNVMSAVRLSRRLLGPMLDRGWGRIISIGSESGVNVPVDMVHYGVTKAALTALGNGLAKRTRGTAVTVNTVLGGPTYSEGVAGAVGAVAAARSVPVAEVRDEVIGQNRTTLLERFLDPQEIADVVRWLASPRASATNGAAVRADGGVLTAVL; encoded by the coding sequence ATGGACCTCCAACTCACCGGCAAGTCGGCCTTCGTCAGCGGGTCGACGCAGGGGATCGGGTACGCCGTCGCCGACGCGTTGACGGCCGAGGGGGTCGACGTCGTCGTGAACGGGCGCGACGCCACCCGCGTCGAGGCCGCGGTCGAGCGCCTCCGGAGCGCACACCCGGGCTCGGCTCCCCGCGGGATCGTCGCCGACTTCGCGGATGCAGGATCCGTCGAGCGGCTGCTGTCGTCGGTCGGCGACGTCGACGTCCTCGTCAACAACGTCGGGCTGTTCGGGCTCGCTGACTTCGACCAGCTCACCGACGACGACTGGGCCCGGTACTTCGAGGTGAACGTGATGAGTGCCGTGCGCCTGTCACGCAGGCTCCTCGGCCCGATGCTGGACCGCGGGTGGGGCAGGATCATCTCGATCGGCAGCGAGTCCGGTGTGAACGTGCCGGTCGACATGGTCCACTACGGCGTGACGAAGGCTGCGCTCACCGCGCTCGGCAACGGCCTGGCGAAGCGGACGCGCGGGACCGCTGTGACCGTGAACACCGTGCTCGGTGGACCGACCTACTCCGAAGGCGTCGCCGGCGCGGTCGGAGCGGTCGCCGCCGCACGGTCCGTGCCCGTGGCCGAGGTGCGCGACGAGGTCATCGGACAGAACCGCACGACGCTCCTCGAGCGGTTCCTCGACCCGCAGGAGATCGCCGACGTCGTCCGGTGGCTCGCCAGCCCACGGGCGTCGGCGACGAACGGCGCGGCGGTCCGCGCGGACGGTGGTGTGCTCACCGCGGTGCTGTAG
- a CDS encoding MarR family winged helix-turn-helix transcriptional regulator encodes MAAPWSAQELETWAAVATLLERLPAALDAQLQRDSGLTHFEYGVLYALDVAPDRRLRMSVLAGYASCTLSRLSRAVTRLEAKRWTTRATDPDDGRYTLALLTPAGHDVVARATPAHRALVDRVVFDALGPARAQALGEIARHVSADLGPEAWTPPTPSP; translated from the coding sequence ATGGCAGCCCCGTGGAGTGCGCAGGAACTCGAGACCTGGGCGGCGGTCGCGACGCTGCTGGAGCGACTGCCCGCGGCCCTCGACGCGCAGCTGCAGCGGGACAGCGGTCTGACGCACTTCGAGTACGGAGTGCTGTACGCGCTCGACGTCGCCCCGGACCGGCGCTTGCGGATGAGCGTGCTCGCCGGGTACGCGAGTTGCACGCTCTCCCGCCTGTCGCGCGCGGTGACGCGGCTCGAGGCCAAGCGATGGACCACGCGGGCGACGGATCCCGACGACGGCCGGTACACCCTGGCCCTCCTGACCCCGGCCGGGCACGACGTCGTCGCCCGGGCCACGCCGGCGCACCGGGCCCTCGTCGACCGTGTCGTCTTCGACGCCCTCGGCCCGGCCCGGGCACAGGCGCTCGGGGAGATCGCCCGTCACGTCTCGGCAGACCTCGGGCCGGAGGCATGGACGCCGCCGACACCGTCCCCCTGA
- a CDS encoding MmcQ/YjbR family DNA-binding protein, protein MDGEQLHEVAIRTATGLPAVRETEPFGEGALVYKVVDKMFLMATVLRGVPIVNLKCAPPHGAALVRDHDEISPGWHMNKRHWIAIAPGGGVDETLVEDLVANAYDLVVAGLPRAKRPLDPSRCALPD, encoded by the coding sequence ATGGACGGCGAGCAGCTGCACGAGGTCGCGATCCGCACGGCGACCGGGTTGCCCGCGGTGCGCGAGACCGAGCCGTTCGGTGAGGGCGCCCTGGTGTACAAGGTCGTCGACAAGATGTTCCTCATGGCCACCGTCCTGCGCGGGGTCCCGATCGTGAACCTCAAGTGCGCGCCGCCGCACGGTGCCGCACTGGTCCGCGACCACGACGAGATCTCGCCGGGGTGGCACATGAACAAGCGGCACTGGATCGCGATCGCTCCCGGGGGCGGGGTCGACGAGACCCTGGTGGAGGACCTCGTGGCGAACGCCTACGACCTCGTGGTGGCCGGCCTGCCGCGTGCGAAGCGTCCGCTCGACCCGTCGCGTTGCGCGCTGCCGGACTGA
- a CDS encoding excalibur calcium-binding domain-containing protein, translating into MRIIRTLGVAAATAVLATTVAVGGATSAQAAPKSYANCTAVHKVYSGGIAKKSVTKNKVVSGGKTTYRALKGTVKKDDALYRANTKLDRDKDGIACEKS; encoded by the coding sequence GTGCGCATCATCCGAACCCTCGGCGTCGCCGCCGCCACCGCCGTCCTCGCGACCACCGTCGCCGTCGGGGGCGCCACCAGCGCGCAGGCCGCGCCGAAGAGCTACGCGAACTGCACCGCCGTGCACAAGGTGTACTCCGGTGGCATCGCGAAGAAGTCCGTCACGAAGAACAAGGTCGTCTCCGGCGGCAAGACCACCTACCGTGCGCTCAAGGGCACCGTGAAGAAGGACGACGCGCTCTACCGCGCGAACACGAAGCTCGACCGCGACAAGGACGGCATCGCCTGCGAGAAGAGCTGA
- the epsC gene encoding serine O-acetyltransferase EpsC codes for MLRTIREDLAAARRGDPAARGDLENAIVYSGLHAIWVYRVTHRLWTAQGLPGSRFAARVLGQVARSLTGIEIHPGARIGRRFFIDHGMGVVIGETAVIGEDVLVFHGVTLGGRGGDSPRARRHPVVGDRVVLGAGCSLIGGITVGSDSVVGAGTVVTKDVPAGSVVTGVAGTARPRSGHEGVPTL; via the coding sequence GTGCTGCGGACCATCCGGGAGGACCTGGCCGCGGCACGCCGCGGTGACCCCGCCGCACGGGGGGACCTGGAGAACGCGATCGTCTACTCCGGGCTGCACGCGATCTGGGTGTACCGGGTGACGCACCGGCTCTGGACGGCGCAGGGCCTGCCCGGCTCGCGGTTCGCCGCGCGGGTGCTCGGCCAGGTCGCCCGCTCGCTGACGGGCATCGAGATCCACCCCGGGGCCCGGATCGGGCGCCGCTTCTTCATCGACCACGGCATGGGAGTCGTGATCGGCGAGACCGCGGTGATCGGCGAGGACGTGCTCGTGTTCCACGGCGTCACGCTCGGGGGTCGGGGCGGGGACAGCCCGCGGGCACGCCGGCACCCGGTGGTGGGGGACCGGGTGGTCCTCGGCGCAGGGTGCTCGCTGATCGGCGGCATCACGGTCGGGTCCGACTCCGTGGTCGGAGCCGGCACGGTCGTCACGAAGGACGTCCCCGCCGGATCGGTCGTGACCGGTGTCGCGGGCACCGCCCGGCCGCGCTCCGGCCACGAGGGCGTGCCGACGCTCTAG
- the cysK gene encoding cysteine synthase A translates to MSGTIYDNISQAFGNTPLVRLSRLPKPGGAEVLAKLEFYNPGASVKDRLGVAIIDAAEAAGALQPGGTIVEGSSGNTGIALALVGAARGYRVVITMPETMSVERRAVMRAYGAEIVLTPGPEGMKGAVARAEAIVADTPGAVLAHQFETAANAAIHRKTTAEEILRDTEEHVDVFVAGVGTGGTITGVGQVLKERVPGVQIVAVEPKDSPLLSEGKAGPHKIQGIGANFVPEVLDRSVIDEVFDVELDDALRVARALATQEGILSGISSGAIVHAALEIAARPENAGKRIVAIVCDTGERYLSTVLFEGLTA, encoded by the coding sequence ATGAGCGGCACCATCTACGACAACATCTCGCAGGCCTTCGGCAACACCCCGCTGGTCCGCCTCAGTCGGCTGCCGAAGCCCGGCGGTGCCGAGGTCCTCGCGAAGCTCGAGTTCTACAACCCCGGCGCGAGCGTGAAGGACCGCCTCGGCGTCGCGATCATCGACGCCGCCGAGGCCGCGGGGGCGCTGCAGCCCGGCGGGACCATCGTCGAGGGGTCGTCGGGCAACACCGGCATCGCGCTCGCCCTGGTCGGCGCCGCCCGTGGTTACCGGGTCGTCATCACGATGCCGGAGACGATGAGCGTCGAGCGTCGTGCCGTCATGCGCGCGTACGGTGCCGAGATCGTGCTGACCCCCGGCCCCGAGGGCATGAAGGGCGCCGTGGCCCGGGCCGAGGCGATCGTCGCGGACACCCCCGGCGCGGTCCTCGCCCACCAGTTCGAGACCGCTGCGAACGCCGCGATCCACCGGAAGACCACCGCCGAGGAGATCCTGCGCGACACCGAGGAGCACGTCGACGTGTTCGTCGCGGGTGTCGGGACCGGCGGCACGATCACCGGTGTCGGCCAGGTCCTCAAGGAGCGCGTGCCCGGCGTGCAGATCGTCGCCGTGGAACCGAAGGACTCGCCCCTGCTCTCCGAGGGCAAGGCCGGCCCGCACAAGATCCAGGGCATCGGCGCGAACTTCGTGCCGGAGGTCCTCGACCGCAGCGTCATCGACGAGGTCTTCGACGTCGAGCTCGACGACGCCCTGCGGGTGGCACGGGCGCTCGCGACGCAGGAGGGCATCCTGTCCGGGATCTCGTCCGGCGCGATCGTGCACGCCGCCCTCGAGATCGCGGCTCGCCCCGAGAACGCCGGCAAGCGCATCGTCGCCATCGTCTGCGACACGGGCGAGCGCTACCTGTCGACGGTGCTCTTCGAGGGGCTCACTGCGTGA
- a CDS encoding PDDEXK nuclease domain-containing protein, with amino-acid sequence MVVELKTGDFRPDHVGQLSFSVTLVDARLRRELHAETVGLLLVAGGNDSVIRYSLGASNAPVGVASYDLLPPGLQRALPSEAQLQRALRGGS; translated from the coding sequence GTGGTCGTCGAGCTCAAGACCGGCGACTTCCGTCCGGACCACGTCGGCCAGCTGTCGTTCTCCGTCACCCTCGTCGATGCGCGGCTCCGCCGCGAGCTGCATGCCGAGACGGTCGGGCTGCTGTTGGTCGCGGGCGGGAACGACTCGGTCATCCGCTACTCACTCGGCGCCTCGAACGCTCCGGTCGGGGTCGCGTCGTACGACCTCCTGCCTCCCGGACTCCAGCGGGCACTGCCCAGCGAAGCGCAGCTGCAGCGGGCACTCCGTGGCGGCTCGTGA
- a CDS encoding dipeptidase codes for MTFDALPFPVIDGHNDLPWERRETHDSGVEGIDSEQGSLHTDLPKLRAGGVVGQFWSVFVPADDADPVRTTLQQIDLAHRIVERYPDTLALARTAAEVRAAIDSGRIASLLGAEGGHSIGDDLAVLRAFARLGVRYMTLTHNDDTPWADSATGARAHGGLTDRGRQVVAEMERIGMLVDLSHTAPSTMRDTLDVATQPVVFSHSSTVHVDDHPRNVPDDVLARLADNGGVVMITFVPKFVSRAWADWEEAGQVGEPPLVTVSDVADHVEHARDVAGVRHVGLGGDYDGTPVLPPDLRDVSRYPVLAAELQRRGWGEQDLRALAGGNVLRVLEATDERFARTASVR; via the coding sequence ATGACGTTCGACGCGCTCCCGTTCCCGGTCATCGACGGCCACAACGACCTGCCCTGGGAGCGTCGCGAGACGCACGACTCCGGCGTGGAGGGCATCGACTCGGAGCAGGGCAGCCTGCACACCGACCTGCCGAAGCTCCGGGCCGGCGGGGTCGTCGGCCAGTTCTGGTCGGTGTTCGTGCCCGCCGACGACGCCGACCCCGTCCGGACGACGCTGCAGCAGATCGACCTCGCGCACCGCATCGTCGAGCGGTACCCGGACACGCTCGCCCTGGCTCGCACCGCGGCCGAGGTCCGTGCTGCGATCGACTCCGGTCGCATCGCGTCGCTGCTCGGCGCCGAGGGCGGACACTCCATCGGCGACGACCTGGCGGTGCTGCGGGCCTTCGCACGCCTCGGCGTCCGGTACATGACGCTGACGCACAACGACGACACCCCGTGGGCGGACTCGGCGACCGGCGCACGGGCGCACGGCGGTCTCACGGACCGGGGCCGGCAGGTCGTGGCCGAGATGGAGCGCATCGGCATGCTCGTCGACCTGTCGCACACCGCCCCGTCGACGATGCGGGACACCCTCGACGTCGCGACCCAGCCCGTCGTCTTCAGCCACTCGTCCACGGTCCACGTGGACGACCACCCCCGCAACGTCCCCGACGACGTGCTCGCCCGCCTGGCGGACAACGGCGGCGTGGTGATGATCACCTTCGTGCCGAAGTTCGTGTCGCGGGCCTGGGCGGACTGGGAGGAAGCCGGCCAGGTCGGCGAGCCGCCCCTGGTCACCGTGTCCGACGTCGCCGACCACGTCGAGCACGCCCGCGACGTCGCCGGGGTCCGGCACGTCGGCCTCGGTGGCGACTACGACGGCACGCCGGTGCTCCCGCCGGACCTGCGGGACGTCTCCCGCTACCCGGTGCTCGCGGCGGAACTGCAGCGGCGCGGCTGGGGCGAGCAGGACCTGCGGGCGCTCGCCGGGGGCAACGTGCTGCGCGTCCTCGAGGCGACGGACGAGCGGTTCGCGCGGACGGCGTCCGTGCGCTGA
- a CDS encoding SRPBCC family protein: MTVSFRLETELACSPERAFALSLDIGAHERSMAASGERAVAGTTSGTIGLGETVTWRARHFGVVWRMTSRITDLEAPHRFVDEQVRGPFARFHHEHRFEPSAGGTRMVDTITFRAPLGPLGRLAEVLALARYMPRLVAERNASLAAELDAAR; this comes from the coding sequence GTGACCGTCTCCTTCCGGCTCGAGACCGAGCTCGCCTGCTCCCCCGAGCGCGCCTTCGCGCTCTCGCTCGACATCGGTGCGCACGAGCGCTCGATGGCCGCGAGCGGCGAACGCGCCGTCGCCGGCACCACGTCCGGCACGATCGGCCTGGGCGAGACCGTCACCTGGCGGGCGCGGCACTTCGGGGTCGTCTGGCGGATGACGAGTCGGATCACCGATCTGGAGGCACCACACCGGTTCGTCGACGAACAGGTACGTGGACCGTTCGCCCGGTTCCACCACGAGCACCGCTTCGAGCCGTCGGCCGGCGGCACGCGCATGGTCGACACGATCACGTTCCGCGCACCGCTCGGCCCGCTGGGGCGCCTGGCCGAGGTGCTCGCGCTGGCGCGGTACATGCCGCGGCTCGTCGCCGAGCGCAACGCGTCACTCGCGGCCGAGCTCGACGCCGCGCGCTGA
- a CDS encoding SGNH/GDSL hydrolase family protein, giving the protein MHETIRYVAIGDSFSEGIGDAGPAPLPGWTGRLASAMAAASDADVSYANLAVRGRLLAGVLDGQLDAALDLDPAPTLITFCAGGNDLLRPRFDVDALIGRVESAVDRVEARGARMALLSPADPSARLPLGSLINRRGDAWAGALGDLASRRGLPFVDVSRDPHLRRAEFWSEDRLHMNATGHQRVADLALHAVLDGPAAADPASVHAGRTGFRAEARYYREYVLPWVGRRVTRRSSGDGRSATYPTWTPVA; this is encoded by the coding sequence ATGCACGAGACCATCCGCTACGTCGCGATCGGCGACAGCTTCTCGGAGGGCATCGGCGACGCCGGTCCCGCTCCGCTCCCCGGCTGGACCGGCCGACTCGCGAGCGCGATGGCGGCTGCGTCGGACGCCGACGTCTCCTACGCCAACCTCGCGGTGCGCGGACGGCTGCTCGCCGGGGTCCTCGACGGGCAGCTCGACGCGGCGCTCGACCTCGACCCTGCGCCGACGCTCATCACGTTCTGCGCCGGCGGGAACGACCTGCTCCGCCCCCGCTTCGACGTCGACGCCCTGATCGGCCGGGTCGAGTCCGCCGTCGACCGGGTCGAGGCGCGCGGCGCACGGATGGCACTGCTCAGCCCGGCCGACCCGAGCGCGCGGCTGCCCCTCGGGTCGCTCATCAACCGTCGCGGTGACGCCTGGGCCGGAGCGCTCGGCGACCTGGCCAGCCGTCGCGGCCTGCCGTTCGTCGACGTCTCCCGCGACCCGCACCTGCGCCGCGCGGAGTTCTGGTCCGAGGACCGCCTGCACATGAACGCGACCGGGCACCAGCGCGTCGCCGACCTGGCGCTGCACGCCGTCCTGGACGGCCCGGCGGCCGCCGACCCCGCGTCCGTGCACGCCGGCCGCACCGGCTTCCGGGCCGAGGCCCGCTACTACCGCGAGTACGTCCTGCCGTGGGTCGGTCGGCGGGTCACCCGGCGCTCGTCCGGCGACGGCCGGTCGGCGACCTACCCGACGTGGACGCCGGTCGCGTAG
- a CDS encoding GNAT family N-acetyltransferase: protein MIESSVVVRPATGDETDTCIDLWAAAVAERDGVAEDPAVRERARQKFAAEHVAWLVVPGADGAIDGFVLVTAPGTGRSTDPSDAAYLSLLAVRPGVQARGVGRSLLAEAVHDARAAGHPRVVLHVLGDNDRAVRLYEAGGFAPTGDEFAHALTGGTTRVYATGVHVG, encoded by the coding sequence GTGATCGAGTCGTCCGTGGTCGTGCGTCCTGCGACCGGGGACGAGACCGACACCTGCATCGACCTGTGGGCGGCAGCCGTCGCCGAGCGGGACGGCGTCGCCGAGGACCCGGCCGTCCGGGAGCGCGCGCGGCAGAAGTTCGCCGCGGAGCACGTCGCGTGGCTGGTGGTCCCCGGGGCCGACGGCGCGATCGACGGCTTCGTCCTGGTCACGGCGCCGGGGACCGGTCGGTCGACGGATCCGTCGGACGCCGCCTACCTGTCGTTGCTCGCGGTGCGCCCCGGGGTGCAGGCCCGCGGGGTCGGGCGGTCCCTGCTCGCCGAGGCCGTGCACGACGCCCGCGCCGCGGGACACCCGCGTGTGGTGCTGCACGTGCTCGGCGACAACGACCGGGCGGTCCGGCTGTACGAGGCGGGCGGCTTCGCACCGACCGGCGACGAGTTCGCCCACGCCCTGACCGGTGGGACGACGCGGGTCTACGCGACCGGCGTCCACGTCGGGTAG
- a CDS encoding LLM class flavin-dependent oxidoreductase — protein MSSSSEHRQIRFNAFDMNCVAHQSSGLWRHPRDRSRDYRDLSYWTDLAKTLERGAFDGIFIADVLGTYDVYGGSNEAALRTGSQVPVNDPVLLVSAMASVTEHLGFGITAGTAYEHPYPFARRMSTLDHLTKGRVGWNVVTGYLPSAARNMGQADQLSHDDRYDVADEYLEVLYKLWEGSWEDDAVVADREAGVFTDPAKVHPIEHHGTHFDVPGIHLSEPSVQRTPVIYQAGASPRGIRFAAENAEAVFVGAPTVEQLASTVAKVRDALEAAGRDRYAARVYTLLTVITDATDELAQAKYEDYLSYASELGALVLNSGWMGVDLSQWDLDEPLGDVESNAIQSAAANIAAATGEDGSSWTIRDLARHTAIGGLGPVAVGGGATIADRLQEIQELTDVDGFNLAYAVTPGTWEDVIEFVIPELRARGAYPEEYEPGSLRQKLHGRGDRLPDEHRGASFRIASRTAVG, from the coding sequence GTGAGCAGCAGCAGCGAACACCGGCAGATCCGCTTCAACGCGTTCGACATGAACTGCGTCGCGCACCAGTCCTCCGGACTGTGGCGGCACCCCCGCGACCGGTCGCGGGACTACCGCGACCTGAGCTACTGGACGGACCTGGCGAAGACGCTCGAGCGCGGGGCGTTCGACGGCATCTTCATCGCCGACGTCCTGGGCACCTACGACGTGTACGGCGGGTCGAACGAGGCCGCGCTCCGCACCGGGTCGCAGGTGCCCGTGAACGACCCGGTCCTGCTCGTGTCGGCGATGGCGTCGGTGACCGAGCACCTGGGCTTCGGCATCACGGCCGGCACCGCGTACGAGCACCCGTACCCGTTCGCCCGTCGCATGTCGACGCTCGACCACCTGACCAAGGGCCGGGTCGGCTGGAACGTCGTCACCGGGTACCTGCCGAGTGCCGCGCGGAACATGGGCCAGGCCGACCAGCTGTCGCACGACGACCGCTACGACGTCGCCGACGAGTACCTCGAGGTCCTCTACAAGCTGTGGGAGGGCTCGTGGGAGGACGACGCCGTCGTCGCGGACCGCGAGGCCGGCGTCTTCACGGACCCCGCGAAGGTGCACCCGATCGAGCACCACGGCACGCACTTCGACGTGCCGGGCATCCACCTGTCCGAGCCGTCGGTGCAGCGCACGCCGGTCATCTACCAGGCGGGTGCGTCACCGCGCGGCATCCGCTTCGCCGCCGAGAACGCCGAAGCGGTCTTCGTGGGCGCACCGACCGTCGAACAGCTCGCGTCGACCGTCGCGAAGGTCCGTGACGCCCTGGAGGCAGCTGGTCGCGACCGGTACGCCGCCCGCGTCTACACGCTGCTCACCGTGATCACGGACGCCACCGACGAGCTCGCCCAGGCGAAGTACGAGGACTACCTGTCGTACGCCTCGGAGCTCGGTGCGCTGGTGCTCAACTCCGGCTGGATGGGCGTCGACCTGTCGCAGTGGGACCTCGACGAGCCCCTGGGCGACGTCGAGTCGAACGCGATCCAGTCGGCCGCGGCGAACATCGCGGCGGCCACCGGCGAGGACGGGTCCTCGTGGACGATCCGCGACCTCGCCCGGCACACCGCGATCGGCGGGCTCGGGCCGGTGGCGGTCGGCGGGGGAGCGACCATCGCCGACCGGCTGCAGGAGATCCAGGAGCTGACCGACGTCGACGGGTTCAACCTCGCCTACGCGGTGACGCCCGGGACGTGGGAGGACGTCATCGAGTTCGTCATCCCGGAGCTCCGTGCCCGCGGGGCCTACCCCGAGGAGTACGAGCCGGGGTCGCTCCGGCAGAAGCTGCACGGCCGCGGGGACCGGTTGCCCGACGAGCACCGTGGGGCGTCGTTCAGGATCGCGAGCCGCACCGCCGTAGGCTGA
- a CDS encoding VOC family protein: protein MPVTGPDFISLQTRDLAASQSFYEQYLGLVRAQAGPPHAVVFETTPIAFALRDLVPGTDLDAVPQPGVGAAIWLHATDVQAIHDTLVADGHRIVSAPIDGPFGRTFTFADPDGYHVTLHDRA, encoded by the coding sequence ATGCCCGTCACCGGCCCCGACTTCATCTCGCTGCAGACCCGCGACCTCGCCGCGTCGCAGTCGTTCTACGAGCAGTACCTCGGTCTCGTCCGGGCGCAGGCCGGCCCGCCGCACGCCGTCGTGTTCGAGACGACGCCGATCGCCTTCGCCCTGCGCGACCTGGTGCCCGGCACCGACCTCGATGCCGTCCCCCAGCCGGGCGTCGGCGCGGCGATCTGGCTGCACGCGACCGACGTGCAGGCGATCCACGACACCCTCGTCGCCGACGGTCACCGCATCGTCTCCGCGCCGATCGACGGTCCCTTCGGCCGGACCTTCACGTTCGCCGACCCCGACGGCTACCACGTCACGCTGCACGACCGGGCCTGA
- a CDS encoding MarR family transcriptional regulator has translation MSQDGDGIDLETSIGYLLKEAASALRASMEAVLRPLGMTITHYSCLELLAQRPGLSNSELARGTFVTRQSMNVLLQALERDGSVTRASEPSVGKALPTELTASGRRSLAQASAAVRGVEQRMLRDLTEDQRADARRVLRAMVGSLRGGTAPSAAEPGQPS, from the coding sequence ATGAGTCAAGACGGCGACGGCATCGACCTCGAGACCTCGATCGGCTACCTGCTCAAGGAGGCCGCGAGCGCCCTCCGCGCGTCGATGGAGGCCGTGCTGCGGCCGCTCGGCATGACGATCACGCACTACTCGTGCCTCGAGCTGCTCGCGCAACGGCCCGGGCTGTCGAACTCCGAGCTCGCACGCGGCACCTTCGTCACCCGGCAGTCCATGAACGTGCTGCTGCAGGCCCTCGAACGCGACGGCTCCGTCACGCGAGCGTCGGAGCCGTCGGTCGGCAAGGCGCTGCCCACCGAGCTGACGGCGAGCGGGCGGCGGAGCCTGGCGCAGGCGAGCGCCGCCGTCCGGGGGGTCGAGCAGCGGATGCTCCGGGACCTCACCGAGGACCAGCGCGCCGACGCCCGCCGGGTCCTGCGTGCGATGGTCGGGTCGCTGCGCGGCGGCACCGCACCGAGCGCAGCCGAGCCGGGTCAGCCCTCGTAG